A region from the Paraburkholderia youngii genome encodes:
- a CDS encoding ATP-dependent DNA helicase: MNSSHDTSSRAAPDNASASGTPSPRAAAPVPGVSLSRRRASELDDIFADNGLLARQIDGYRPRASQIEMARAVAAAMEASGRAMPEPVMFEAQKRPARRLQQTGAEAASESTDSNAEADGVDAGENTLIVEAGTGTGKTYAYLVPAMLWGGKVIVSTGTKHLQDQLFQRDIPTVRDALAVPVSVAMLKGRANYLCHYYLQRTADNGRLPSRQETSYLQDIVRFAKITRTGDKAELASVPETAQVWSMVTSTRDNCLGQECPHYKDCFVMQARREAQQADIVVVNHHLFFADIMLRDTGMAELLPTANTVIFDEAHQLPETATLFFGETLSTAQFLELARDSVAEGLGHARDAVDWVKLGATLERAARDVRLAFKEDTVRLSIGQLPDDHPLFPALDTLEAELDALASALAGQAERAESLGACLRRARELQDVLSGWTTPPTSAERDAVATREGDAGAERTDPNEKVRWIEVFSHTVQLHETPLSVAPIFAKQRAGVPRAWIFTSATLSVRGDFTHYAAQMGLNSKRSMTLPSPFDYPSQGLLYVPRNLPQPSSPMFTDAVFDAALPAIEASGGGVFMLCTTLRAVDRISAKLRDAIESRGWDYPLLVQGDASRTELLDRFRAYGNAILVGSQSFWEGVDVRGDALSLVVIDKLPFAPPDDPVLAARLDALTKKGLSPFAVHQLPQAVITLKQGAGRLIRAETDRGVLMICDTRLVDKPYGRRIWQSLPPFKRTREIEVVREFFEEPVERG, translated from the coding sequence TTGAATTCATCGCATGACACTTCATCCCGGGCCGCGCCGGACAACGCATCTGCTTCGGGCACGCCCTCGCCGCGTGCGGCAGCACCGGTGCCAGGTGTGTCGCTGAGTCGGCGCCGCGCGAGCGAGCTCGACGACATCTTCGCCGACAACGGTCTGCTCGCGCGGCAGATCGACGGTTATCGGCCCCGTGCGTCGCAGATCGAAATGGCGCGCGCGGTTGCCGCGGCGATGGAGGCTTCGGGTCGCGCGATGCCCGAGCCCGTGATGTTCGAGGCGCAGAAGCGCCCGGCACGGCGCCTGCAGCAGACGGGCGCTGAGGCCGCCTCTGAGTCGACCGACAGCAACGCCGAAGCCGACGGTGTCGATGCGGGTGAGAACACGCTGATCGTCGAAGCCGGAACCGGCACCGGCAAGACCTATGCGTACCTCGTGCCGGCCATGCTGTGGGGCGGCAAGGTGATCGTCTCGACCGGCACCAAGCATCTGCAGGATCAGCTGTTCCAGCGCGACATTCCGACCGTGCGCGACGCGCTCGCGGTGCCGGTGTCGGTCGCGATGCTGAAGGGCCGCGCGAACTATCTGTGCCATTACTACCTGCAACGCACCGCGGACAACGGCCGTCTGCCGTCGCGCCAGGAAACCTCGTATCTGCAGGACATCGTGCGCTTCGCGAAGATCACGCGCACCGGCGACAAGGCCGAACTGGCGAGCGTGCCGGAGACCGCGCAAGTGTGGTCGATGGTCACCTCGACGCGCGACAACTGTCTCGGCCAGGAGTGTCCGCACTACAAGGACTGCTTCGTGATGCAGGCGCGCCGCGAAGCGCAGCAGGCCGATATCGTGGTGGTCAACCACCATCTGTTTTTCGCCGACATCATGCTGCGCGATACTGGCATGGCGGAGTTGCTGCCGACTGCGAACACGGTCATCTTCGACGAAGCGCACCAACTGCCCGAAACCGCCACGCTGTTTTTCGGCGAAACGCTATCGACCGCGCAGTTCCTCGAGCTCGCGCGCGATTCGGTGGCCGAAGGGCTCGGTCACGCACGCGATGCGGTTGACTGGGTCAAGCTCGGCGCGACGCTCGAGCGCGCCGCGCGCGACGTGCGGCTCGCATTCAAGGAAGACACGGTGCGTCTGTCGATCGGCCAGTTGCCCGACGATCATCCGCTATTCCCCGCGCTCGACACGCTCGAAGCCGAGCTCGACGCATTGGCCTCGGCGCTGGCGGGGCAGGCCGAGCGAGCCGAATCGCTGGGCGCGTGTCTGCGTCGCGCGCGCGAGCTGCAGGACGTGCTGAGCGGCTGGACCACGCCGCCCACGAGCGCGGAACGCGACGCGGTTGCGACACGCGAAGGCGACGCAGGTGCCGAGCGCACCGATCCGAACGAAAAGGTCCGCTGGATCGAGGTGTTCTCGCACACGGTGCAGTTGCACGAAACGCCGTTGTCGGTCGCGCCGATTTTCGCGAAGCAGCGCGCCGGCGTGCCGCGCGCGTGGATCTTCACATCGGCGACGCTGTCGGTGCGGGGCGACTTCACGCATTACGCGGCGCAGATGGGCTTGAACTCGAAGCGCTCGATGACCTTGCCGAGCCCGTTCGACTATCCGTCGCAAGGGCTTCTGTACGTGCCGCGAAATCTGCCGCAGCCGTCGTCGCCGATGTTCACCGATGCCGTGTTCGATGCGGCATTGCCCGCGATCGAAGCATCGGGTGGCGGCGTCTTCATGCTGTGCACCACGCTACGCGCGGTGGACCGTATCTCGGCGAAGCTGCGCGACGCGATCGAGTCGCGCGGCTGGGACTATCCGCTGCTGGTGCAGGGCGATGCGAGCCGCACGGAACTGCTCGATCGCTTTCGCGCGTACGGCAATGCGATTCTGGTCGGCAGTCAGAGCTTCTGGGAAGGCGTGGACGTGCGCGGCGACGCGCTGTCGCTGGTCGTGATCGACAAGCTGCCGTTTGCGCCGCCAGACGATCCCGTGCTGGCCGCGCGGCTCGACGCACTGACGAAGAAGGGCTTGAGTCCGTTCGCCGTGCATCAGCTGCCGCAAGCCGTGATCACGCTGAAGCAGGGCGCGGGCCGACTGATTCGCGCGGAGACGGATCGTGGCGTGCTGATGATCTGCGATACGCGTCTCGTCGATAAACCGTATGGCCGCCGTATCTGGCAGAGTCTGCCGCCCTTCAAACGCACCCGCGAGATAGAGGTGGTCCGGGAGTTCTTCGAGGAACCGGTCGAACGCGGTTGA